One window of the Pseudofrankia sp. DC12 genome contains the following:
- a CDS encoding ABC transporter substrate-binding protein, protein MSAPRGVRRPAGRRAVLLTSTVAAGLAVLLALAGCAGSAGPAETAATTPAGAATVLPTDKPGGTLRVVTDAMPTGDPGWASTTADRAFARLVSRTLYSYPASADVDSAVVARPDLAVSAPQRSPNGLVITVRLSSSARWDTPTPRRIVANDVARGLKRLCLPPAPSPMRGYFAATIVGFDAYCTELFTKPADQLKDFIENRSPAGIEVVSNTDIAFHLIRPYTDFVDLLALPEAAPVPVEADDYLPNSPDYLSHLISDGPYHLTNAAGGVYSFGKDGQWNRSIDGIRKALPDHITITSGVAPAVAQAEIEAGKADITLDAAVPLDRASALFKASDQRLSVPTTGSDLFLTVGMHGPAGAALGNQDVRDALATCVDRIAVVEALGDPPFASAATQLLQPTMTGYSPLDPFPTPNGAGDATTCGDGLAKAPGGPVTELTLLTTDSTTDAAVAGALADTFAKVGVKLVVEAKAQPDFDVAAVSPLQQSWDLALTTVTPLWYGDAGRTVFQPLFDSAWVGQRPVDGGYDAKEVMDTMSVALQAPTPASRAAAWGVLESTVLRDVAVIPLAVSYEPRFHSTSVLSFNEVPSVGTADPTDLALGPA, encoded by the coding sequence TTGAGCGCTCCTCGTGGAGTCCGCCGGCCCGCGGGCCGGCGGGCCGTTCTCCTGACCTCGACCGTGGCGGCCGGACTGGCCGTGCTGCTCGCGCTCGCCGGCTGCGCGGGCTCCGCCGGGCCGGCCGAGACGGCGGCGACCACGCCCGCCGGCGCGGCCACCGTCCTGCCGACCGACAAGCCCGGCGGCACCTTGCGAGTCGTCACCGATGCCATGCCCACGGGTGATCCCGGCTGGGCGAGCACGACGGCCGACCGGGCGTTCGCCCGGCTGGTGAGCCGCACGCTGTACAGCTACCCCGCGTCGGCGGACGTCGACAGCGCCGTGGTGGCCCGTCCGGACCTCGCGGTCTCCGCGCCGCAGCGCAGCCCCAACGGCCTGGTCATCACGGTCCGGCTGAGCTCCTCGGCGCGCTGGGACACGCCGACCCCCCGGCGGATCGTCGCGAACGACGTGGCCCGCGGGCTCAAGCGCCTGTGCCTGCCGCCGGCCCCGTCGCCGATGCGCGGCTACTTCGCCGCGACGATCGTCGGGTTCGACGCCTACTGCACCGAGCTGTTCACCAAACCGGCCGACCAGCTCAAGGACTTCATCGAGAACCGGTCGCCGGCAGGCATCGAGGTGGTCAGCAACACCGACATCGCGTTCCACCTGATCAGGCCCTACACCGACTTCGTCGACCTCCTCGCGCTGCCGGAGGCCGCGCCCGTGCCGGTGGAGGCGGACGACTACCTGCCGAACTCGCCGGACTACCTCAGCCACCTGATCTCGGACGGCCCGTACCACCTGACGAACGCCGCCGGCGGCGTGTACTCGTTCGGCAAGGACGGGCAGTGGAACCGGTCGATCGACGGGATCCGCAAAGCCCTGCCGGACCACATCACGATCACCAGCGGCGTGGCCCCCGCCGTCGCGCAGGCCGAGATCGAGGCCGGCAAGGCGGACATCACGCTGGACGCCGCGGTGCCGCTGGACCGCGCGAGCGCGCTGTTCAAGGCCTCGGACCAGCGGCTGAGCGTGCCGACGACCGGGTCGGACCTGTTCCTGACGGTCGGAATGCACGGGCCGGCCGGCGCGGCGCTGGGCAACCAGGACGTCCGGGACGCGCTCGCGACCTGCGTCGACCGGATAGCCGTCGTCGAGGCGCTGGGTGACCCGCCGTTCGCGAGTGCCGCGACCCAGTTGCTGCAACCGACGATGACCGGCTACTCGCCGCTGGACCCGTTCCCCACGCCCAACGGCGCCGGCGACGCGACGACCTGCGGCGACGGGCTCGCGAAGGCTCCTGGCGGGCCGGTGACCGAGCTGACGCTGCTCACGACGGACAGCACCACCGACGCGGCCGTGGCGGGCGCCCTGGCCGACACGTTCGCCAAGGTCGGCGTGAAGCTCGTCGTCGAGGCGAAGGCGCAGCCGGACTTCGACGTGGCCGCCGTGAGCCCGCTGCAGCAGAGCTGGGACCTGGCGCTGACGACGGTCACCCCGCTCTGGTACGGCGATGCCGGCAGAACCGTGTTCCAGCCGCTGTTCGACTCGGCCTGGGTCGGCCAGCGCCCGGTCGACGGCGGCTACGACGCCAAGGAGGTCATGGACACGATGTCGGTCGCGCTGCAGGCACCCACCCCGGCGTCCCGGGCCGCGGCCTGGGGAGTGCTGGAGAGCACGGTGCTGCGGGACGTCGCGGTCATCCCGCTCGCCGTCAGCTACGAGCCCAGGTTCCACAGCACGTCGGTGCTGTCGTTCAACGAGGTCCCGTCCGTCGGCACCGCGGACCCGACCGACCTCGCGCTCGGGCCCGCCTGA
- the secG gene encoding preprotein translocase subunit SecG yields MEIALSIAVIITSVLLVLLVLLHRAKGGGLSTLFGGGVSSSLGGSSVVEKNLDRLTIAIGAVWIISIIGLGLLLKS; encoded by the coding sequence ATGGAGATCGCGCTGTCCATCGCGGTCATCATCACGAGCGTGTTGCTCGTGTTGCTGGTGTTGCTGCACCGGGCGAAGGGCGGCGGCCTGTCCACCCTCTTCGGCGGTGGCGTCTCGTCCTCGCTCGGCGGCTCGTCGGTGGTCGAGAAGAACCTAGACCGCCTGACGATCGCCATCGGCGCGGTGTGGATCATCTCGATCATCGGTCTCGGGCTGCTGCTGAAGAGTTGA
- a CDS encoding oligopeptide/dipeptide ABC transporter ATP-binding protein — MNGNDITGPASTGSGATGGTAPDGGKAFLKDVGPAAPAAVVSSERPATAPAVVATPPEADALVTVTDLQVHFPVTHGALIPRKVGAVRAVDGLNFGLRRGETLGLVGESGSGKTTAGRAIVRLLEPTGGKVEFDGRDITHLSARQMRPLRRDIQMIFQDPYTSLNPRHTVGAIVSAPLKIIGEMSGDAVRARVRELLELVGLSPEHLNRYPHEFSGGQRQRIGIARALATGPKLVIADEPVSALDVSVRAQVVNLLSDLQTELGLTYLFIAHDLSVVRHISDRVAVMYLGTIVEMADRTGMYEHPLHPYTHALLSAVPVPDPVKQHRRERILLRGDPPTPLNPPSGCRFHPRCWKAEEVCKTVEPELVEIQPGHLAACHFPEERELV, encoded by the coding sequence GTGAACGGCAACGACATCACCGGCCCCGCGTCCACGGGCTCGGGCGCCACTGGCGGGACCGCCCCGGACGGTGGGAAGGCGTTCCTGAAGGACGTCGGCCCCGCGGCCCCGGCCGCCGTGGTCTCGAGCGAGCGGCCCGCGACGGCGCCAGCCGTGGTCGCCACGCCTCCCGAGGCCGATGCGCTGGTCACGGTCACAGACCTCCAGGTCCACTTCCCGGTCACCCACGGCGCGCTGATCCCCCGGAAGGTCGGCGCGGTACGCGCCGTCGACGGGCTGAACTTCGGCCTGCGCCGCGGCGAGACGCTCGGCCTGGTGGGGGAGAGCGGCAGCGGCAAGACCACGGCCGGCCGCGCGATCGTCCGGCTGCTGGAGCCCACCGGCGGCAAGGTCGAGTTCGACGGCCGGGACATCACCCACCTGTCAGCGCGCCAGATGCGCCCGCTCCGCCGGGACATCCAGATGATCTTCCAGGACCCGTACACGTCGTTGAACCCCCGGCACACCGTCGGCGCGATCGTGTCTGCACCGCTGAAGATCATCGGGGAGATGTCCGGCGACGCGGTCCGGGCGCGGGTCCGCGAGCTGCTGGAGCTCGTCGGCCTCAGCCCCGAGCACCTCAACCGCTACCCGCACGAGTTCTCCGGCGGCCAGCGCCAGCGGATCGGGATCGCCCGCGCGCTCGCGACCGGGCCCAAGCTGGTGATCGCCGACGAGCCGGTCTCCGCGCTCGACGTCTCCGTGCGCGCCCAGGTCGTCAACCTGCTCAGCGACCTTCAGACCGAGCTCGGCCTCACGTATCTGTTCATCGCACACGACCTGTCGGTGGTGCGCCATATCAGCGACCGGGTCGCTGTGATGTACCTTGGCACGATCGTCGAGATGGCCGACCGGACCGGCATGTACGAGCATCCCTTGCACCCGTACACCCACGCCCTCCTGTCTGCCGTCCCGGTGCCGGACCCGGTGAAGCAGCACCGGCGGGAGCGGATCCTGTTGCGGGGTGACCCCCCGACCCCGCTCAACCCGCCCAGCGGCTGCCGGTTTCACCCACGTTGCTGGAAGGCCGAGGAAGTGTGCAAGACCGTGGAGCCCGAGCTGGTCGAGATCCAGCCGGGCCACCTGGCCGCGTGTCACTTCCCGGAGGAGCGGGAGCTGGTCTAG
- a CDS encoding ABC transporter ATP-binding protein — protein MTTQPEGDAGAATAVAEPPHLQVRDLRVTFRTDDGEVRAVAGLTFDVRRGRTLGIVGESGSGKSAASLAIMGLQRGTRTTVAGEIVLAGENLVTASPERVRRMRGRDMAMIFQDPLSAMHPYFTIGDQITEAYRVHNDVSRRAARTRATEMLDRVGIPDPKRRVDNYPHEFSGGMRQRAMIAMALSCDPSLLIADEPTTALDVTVQAQILDLLRDLQKEFGSAIIIITHDLGVVAEISDDVLVMYAGSAIEHGPVQAIFSDPQHPYTWGLLSSITRLDRTRADRLRTIGGNPPSLISVPAGCPFHPRCQYAALTNGASQTIRPPLEAVTPGHRVACHLAPETRSRIFREEVAPSL, from the coding sequence ATGACGACGCAGCCTGAGGGCGACGCGGGCGCGGCCACCGCGGTGGCCGAGCCGCCGCATCTGCAGGTCCGCGACCTGCGGGTCACGTTCCGCACCGACGACGGCGAGGTGCGCGCGGTCGCCGGGCTGACCTTCGACGTGCGGCGCGGCCGGACGCTGGGGATCGTGGGCGAGTCCGGCTCCGGGAAGAGCGCCGCGAGCCTCGCGATCATGGGGCTGCAGCGCGGCACGCGCACGACGGTCGCCGGCGAGATAGTCCTGGCCGGGGAGAACCTGGTCACCGCGAGTCCCGAGCGCGTCCGCCGGATGCGCGGCCGGGACATGGCGATGATCTTCCAGGACCCGCTGTCGGCGATGCACCCGTACTTCACGATCGGTGACCAGATCACCGAGGCCTACCGGGTGCACAACGACGTGTCCCGCAGGGCGGCCAGGACCCGGGCGACCGAGATGCTCGACCGGGTCGGCATCCCGGACCCGAAGCGGCGGGTCGACAACTACCCGCACGAGTTCTCCGGTGGCATGCGGCAGCGGGCCATGATCGCGATGGCGCTGTCCTGTGACCCGTCGCTGCTGATCGCCGACGAGCCGACCACCGCGCTCGACGTGACGGTGCAGGCACAGATCCTCGACCTGCTGCGCGACCTGCAGAAGGAGTTCGGGTCGGCGATCATCATCATCACCCACGACCTCGGCGTCGTCGCCGAGATCAGTGACGACGTGCTGGTGATGTACGCCGGCAGCGCTATCGAGCACGGCCCCGTTCAGGCGATCTTCAGCGACCCGCAGCACCCGTACACCTGGGGGCTGCTGTCCTCGATCACCCGGCTGGACCGGACCCGGGCCGACCGGCTGCGCACGATCGGGGGCAACCCGCCCAGCCTGATCTCCGTGCCCGCGGGCTGCCCGTTCCACCCGCGTTGTCAGTACGCCGCGCTGACCAACGGCGCCTCCCAGACCATCCGACCGCCGCTCGAAGCGGTCACGCCCGGCCACCGGGTCGCCTGCCACCTGGCGCCAGAGACCCGGAGCCGGATCTTTCGTGAGGAGGTGGCTCCAAGCCTGTGA
- a CDS encoding ABC transporter permease: MVGFVIRRVLGGIVILWLVSVVTFLLFFLVPKVFGSNPAVLFAGRTPTPAVIAAVTKKLGLDQPLVVQYWHFLEGIFVGRHYNSGPDITYCPAPCLGYSFRNSQPVWQQITQALPVTISLALGAAVLFLLGGVAIGVISALRRGKIVDRASMTVALAGVSMPVYFTGLVMLYLVSYKWRIIKNVHYANFLDNPFTWAWNLLPAWIVLAFLYAAMYARLTRASMLDVLGEDYIRTARAKGLPERDVIGKHALRAALTPILTIFGLDLGSLLGGAVLTESTFGFRGLGKMSIEAINTQDLPTILGVTVFAAFFVVVANIIVDVLYAVLDPRVRPT, from the coding sequence ATGGTTGGATTCGTGATCCGCCGGGTGCTCGGTGGGATCGTGATTCTCTGGCTGGTCAGCGTCGTCACGTTCCTGCTGTTCTTCCTGGTGCCCAAGGTGTTCGGCTCGAACCCGGCGGTGCTTTTCGCCGGGCGCACCCCCACCCCCGCGGTGATCGCCGCGGTGACCAAGAAACTGGGCCTCGACCAGCCCCTCGTCGTCCAGTACTGGCACTTCCTCGAGGGGATCTTCGTAGGCCGGCACTACAACTCCGGCCCGGACATCACCTACTGCCCGGCGCCCTGCCTGGGCTACTCCTTCCGGAACAGCCAGCCGGTGTGGCAGCAGATCACCCAGGCGCTGCCGGTGACCATCTCACTGGCCCTCGGCGCGGCTGTGCTCTTCCTGCTCGGCGGCGTCGCGATCGGTGTCATCTCCGCGCTGCGCCGTGGCAAGATCGTCGACCGCGCGTCGATGACGGTCGCGCTCGCCGGGGTGTCGATGCCGGTGTACTTCACCGGCCTGGTGATGCTCTACCTCGTCAGCTACAAGTGGCGGATCATCAAGAACGTCCACTACGCGAACTTCCTGGACAACCCGTTCACCTGGGCCTGGAACCTGCTGCCGGCCTGGATCGTGCTCGCCTTCCTTTACGCGGCGATGTACGCCCGGCTCACCCGGGCGAGCATGCTCGACGTGCTCGGCGAGGACTACATCCGGACCGCCCGTGCCAAAGGCCTCCCGGAACGGGACGTCATCGGCAAGCACGCGCTGCGCGCGGCGCTGACCCCGATCCTGACCATCTTCGGGCTGGACCTCGGCTCGCTGCTCGGGGGCGCGGTGCTGACCGAGAGCACGTTCGGGTTCCGCGGGCTGGGAAAGATGTCCATCGAGGCGATCAACACCCAGGACCTGCCCACCATCCTCGGCGTCACCGTCTTCGCGGCGTTCTTCGTGGTCGTGGCCAACATCATCGTCGACGTTCTCTACGCGGTGCTCGACCCACGGGTGCGTCCCACGTGA
- a CDS encoding ABC transporter substrate-binding protein, whose protein sequence is MRKRTLWIRSGVLAAAGALILAACGGSSGGGGTASSTSAAAGSLGLPTTTTQSFFPSDKKGGTLRALAGSDCDFWDPQRTYYATCWDQQRWISRQLLTYVPKANSSELTGDLATSVPTSPDGGQTWTYKLKSGIKFEDGTPITSKDIKYGIERTFATDVINGGPTYVIDELDDPANPYPGPYKDTDPNKLGLKSVETPDDSTIIFHLNKKFPDWNFIMASPTATPVPRAKDTGDKYTSHPVASGPYKIAEYTPNKSMKLVRNDQWDPSTDTVNKALPDEIDITMGLEATDIDNRILAGDADVFLDQTGVQAATQTKVHTDSSIFKTVDLSGFLRYLSVTTTVKPFDNIHCRNAVAWIINKPAQSLARGGPDAGQPATTMLPPTLQYYKSFDLFPTPNNAGDVTKAKAELKACGQPNGFSTKLAARTRPAEVAQAVAIQSDLKKIGVNVTIDKYDASQYFASVLGLPKTMQAKGYGLALTGWGADWPAPYGFFSSIVDGRKILAQGNSNYAELNSPTVNGGIDKALGSSDPAVDQAAWTQVDKGVVESAAYVPLLYDKAVNIYSNKVTNVFFTPGFNMINFAALGVVR, encoded by the coding sequence ATGAGAAAACGAACGCTCTGGATCAGGTCCGGCGTGCTCGCGGCCGCCGGCGCCTTGATCCTGGCCGCCTGTGGGGGCAGTAGCGGTGGGGGAGGCACCGCGTCCAGTACCAGCGCCGCGGCCGGCTCGCTGGGCCTGCCGACCACGACGACGCAGAGTTTCTTCCCGTCGGACAAGAAGGGCGGCACGCTGCGGGCGCTGGCCGGCAGCGACTGCGACTTCTGGGACCCGCAGCGGACGTACTACGCCACCTGCTGGGACCAGCAGCGCTGGATCTCCCGTCAGCTCCTGACGTACGTGCCGAAGGCCAACTCGTCCGAGCTGACCGGTGACCTGGCGACCTCCGTCCCGACCTCGCCGGACGGCGGCCAGACCTGGACCTACAAGCTGAAGTCCGGGATCAAGTTCGAGGACGGGACCCCCATCACGTCCAAGGACATCAAGTACGGCATTGAGCGCACCTTCGCGACCGACGTCATCAACGGCGGCCCGACCTACGTCATCGACGAGCTCGACGACCCGGCGAACCCGTACCCGGGCCCGTACAAGGACACCGACCCCAACAAGCTGGGGCTGAAGTCCGTCGAGACGCCGGATGACTCGACGATAATCTTCCACCTGAACAAGAAGTTCCCGGACTGGAACTTCATCATGGCCTCGCCGACGGCCACCCCGGTGCCGCGGGCGAAGGACACCGGTGACAAGTACACGTCGCACCCGGTGGCGTCCGGCCCGTACAAGATCGCCGAGTACACGCCGAACAAGTCGATGAAGCTCGTCCGCAACGACCAGTGGGACCCGTCGACCGACACGGTCAACAAGGCCCTGCCGGACGAGATCGACATCACCATGGGCCTGGAAGCGACCGACATCGACAACCGGATCCTGGCTGGCGACGCGGACGTGTTCCTGGACCAGACCGGTGTCCAGGCGGCGACCCAGACGAAGGTTCACACGGACTCGTCCATCTTCAAGACCGTCGACCTGTCCGGCTTCCTGCGCTACCTGAGCGTCACCACCACGGTGAAGCCGTTCGACAACATCCACTGCCGCAACGCGGTCGCGTGGATCATCAACAAGCCGGCCCAGTCGCTGGCGCGTGGTGGCCCGGACGCAGGCCAGCCGGCGACCACGATGCTGCCGCCGACGCTGCAGTACTACAAGTCGTTCGACCTGTTCCCGACGCCGAACAACGCCGGTGACGTCACCAAGGCCAAGGCCGAGCTGAAGGCCTGCGGCCAGCCGAACGGCTTCTCGACGAAGCTGGCGGCGCGCACCCGGCCCGCCGAGGTCGCGCAGGCCGTGGCGATCCAGTCCGACCTCAAGAAGATCGGCGTCAACGTCACGATCGACAAGTACGACGCCTCGCAGTACTTCGCCTCGGTTCTCGGTCTCCCGAAGACCATGCAGGCGAAGGGCTACGGCCTGGCATTGACCGGCTGGGGCGCTGACTGGCCGGCTCCGTACGGCTTCTTCAGCTCGATCGTCGACGGCCGGAAGATCCTGGCGCAGGGCAACAGCAACTACGCGGAGCTGAACAGCCCGACCGTCAACGGCGGCATCGACAAGGCCCTGGGCTCGAGCGACCCCGCCGTCGACCAGGCCGCCTGGACCCAGGTCGACAAGGGTGTCGTCGAGTCCGCGGCCTACGTCCCGCTGCTCTACGACAAGGCCGTGAACATCTACAGCAACAAGGTGACGAACGTCTTCTTCACCCCGGGCTTCAACATGATCAACTTCGCCGCCCTCGGCGTGGTTCGTTGA
- a CDS encoding ABC transporter permease, producing the protein MAVPLQVEPTGRAFEPAVTKPVAGRSLWRIAWSRLRRDKVALGSAAFVVLVALVAILAPVVCSILGVTPNDPNYATLNPVTAMPAGSFGGISPHHLFGVEPTNGRDVLARVVYGARVSLLVATLATLLSVVLGTVLGLVSGYVGGWLGGLIARLMDLMLAFPVLLFAIAIVAVIPDSAFGLSGETLRLGILIFIIGFFSWPYIGRIVRGQVLSLKEKDFIAAARGTGAGPIQIMSHELLPNLVAPILVYTTLMIPTNILFEAALSYLGVGVRPPTASWGDMLSTAASGFYNVDPMYMVVPGVAIFLTVLAFNLLGDALRDAFDPRGG; encoded by the coding sequence GTGGCGGTCCCGTTGCAGGTGGAGCCCACCGGGCGGGCTTTCGAGCCGGCGGTCACCAAGCCCGTCGCGGGACGCTCGCTCTGGCGGATCGCCTGGTCACGGCTTCGTAGGGACAAGGTGGCACTTGGCAGTGCCGCCTTCGTCGTGCTGGTGGCGCTCGTCGCCATCCTCGCGCCGGTGGTCTGCTCGATCCTCGGCGTCACGCCGAACGACCCGAACTACGCGACGCTCAACCCGGTGACGGCGATGCCGGCCGGAAGCTTCGGCGGGATCAGCCCCCACCACCTCTTCGGCGTCGAGCCGACCAACGGCCGGGACGTGCTTGCCCGGGTCGTCTATGGCGCCCGGGTCTCGCTGCTGGTCGCCACGCTCGCGACCCTGCTGTCCGTGGTGCTCGGCACCGTGCTGGGCCTGGTCTCCGGCTATGTCGGCGGCTGGCTCGGTGGGCTGATCGCCCGGCTGATGGACCTGATGCTGGCCTTCCCGGTGCTGCTGTTCGCGATCGCGATTGTCGCGGTCATCCCGGACTCGGCCTTCGGCCTGAGCGGCGAGACGCTCCGGCTCGGCATTCTCATCTTCATCATCGGGTTCTTCAGCTGGCCGTACATCGGACGGATCGTGCGCGGACAGGTGCTGTCGCTGAAGGAGAAGGACTTCATCGCGGCTGCGCGGGGCACCGGCGCCGGACCCATCCAGATCATGTCGCACGAGCTTCTGCCGAACCTCGTCGCGCCGATCCTCGTCTACACCACGCTGATGATCCCGACGAACATCCTCTTTGAGGCGGCCCTGTCGTACCTGGGCGTCGGTGTCCGGCCGCCGACGGCGTCCTGGGGCGACATGCTCTCGACGGCCGCGTCCGGCTTCTACAACGTCGACCCGATGTACATGGTCGTCCCCGGCGTTGCGATCTTCCTTACCGTCCTCGCGTTCAACCTGCTCGGCGACGCCCTGCGCGACGCCTTCGACCCGCGCGGCGGCTGA
- the tpiA gene encoding triose-phosphate isomerase gives MTPLRPAPSRGKQPAGARKPKGTGRQTLVAGNWKMNLNHLEAIALVQKIAYDLKPAELETVETVIFPPFVDLRSVQTAIDGDKLAIGYGAQDLSPFDSGAHTGDVSGPMLAKLGCGYVIVGHSERRTDHHEDDALVAAKAAAAYRSGLTPIVCVGEHEDVRVAGSHVEHCLAQLEGSLSGLKPAQARTVVIAYEPVWAIGTGRTASAQDAQDMCAALRERLAGLFGAEIAAGIRVLYGGSVKATSAAELFTMPDVDGGLVGGASLVAEEFTAIVRSGPPA, from the coding sequence ATGACTCCGCTGCGCCCGGCGCCGAGCCGGGGCAAACAGCCCGCCGGCGCCAGGAAGCCCAAGGGCACCGGCCGCCAGACGCTGGTGGCCGGCAACTGGAAGATGAACCTGAACCACCTTGAGGCGATCGCGCTCGTCCAGAAGATCGCCTACGACCTGAAGCCGGCCGAGCTGGAGACCGTCGAGACGGTCATCTTCCCGCCGTTCGTCGACCTGCGCAGCGTGCAGACCGCGATCGACGGCGACAAGCTCGCCATCGGCTACGGCGCGCAGGACCTCTCGCCGTTCGACTCCGGCGCGCACACCGGCGACGTCTCGGGGCCGATGCTCGCGAAGCTCGGCTGCGGCTATGTGATCGTCGGCCATTCCGAGCGGCGGACCGACCACCACGAGGATGACGCGCTGGTGGCGGCCAAGGCCGCCGCCGCCTACCGCAGCGGGCTGACGCCGATCGTCTGTGTCGGCGAGCACGAGGACGTCCGGGTGGCCGGCAGCCACGTCGAGCACTGCCTGGCCCAGCTTGAGGGCTCGCTGTCCGGTCTGAAACCGGCGCAGGCGAGGACGGTCGTCATCGCCTACGAGCCGGTCTGGGCGATCGGCACCGGCCGCACCGCGTCGGCGCAGGACGCCCAGGACATGTGCGCGGCGCTGCGGGAGCGGCTGGCCGGCCTGTTCGGCGCCGAGATCGCCGCCGGCATCCGGGTGCTCTACGGCGGCTCGGTCAAGGCGACGAGCGCGGCGGAGCTGTTCACCATGCCGGACGTCGACGGCGGCCTGGTCGGCGGCGCGAGCCTGGTGGCGGAGGAGTTCACCGCGATCGTGCGCAGCGGCCCGCCGGCCTGA
- a CDS encoding phosphoglycerate kinase, which produces MRTIDDLQVAGHRVLVRSDLNVPLDRSGDSPRITDDGRLVASAPTIRALADRGAKVVVCSHLGRPKGEYDEKYSLAPVAARLAEILGQPVAFTGTEGSNDIAGDAAAAVVAGLGGGEVALLDNLRFHPGETSKDAAVRAAFADDLAALAEFYVGDAFGAVHRAHASVADVPKRLPHAAGGLVLAELDVLRRLAGDARRPYVVVLGGSKVSDKLGVIRALLPKVDALLVGGGMCFTFLAAQGHGVGASLLESEMIDTCKDLLADGGDRIVLPTDVVIADRFAAEAATDVVPAAGIRDGWLGLDIGPSSTELFAARLDGAGTIFWNGPMGVFEMAPFAAGTKGVADAVAAQTGAGAFTVVGGGDSAAAVRTLGIAESSFSHISTGGGASLEFLEGKSLPGIAALEV; this is translated from the coding sequence ATGAGGACGATCGACGACCTGCAGGTCGCCGGGCACCGGGTGCTGGTCCGCAGCGACCTGAACGTGCCGCTGGACCGGTCCGGGGACAGCCCGCGGATCACCGACGACGGCCGGCTGGTGGCCAGCGCGCCCACGATCAGGGCCCTGGCCGACCGGGGCGCCAAGGTGGTGGTCTGCTCGCACCTCGGCCGGCCCAAGGGCGAGTACGACGAGAAGTACTCGCTCGCTCCGGTGGCGGCCCGGCTCGCGGAGATCCTCGGCCAGCCGGTTGCGTTCACCGGCACCGAGGGCTCCAACGACATCGCTGGCGACGCGGCCGCCGCCGTCGTGGCCGGGCTCGGCGGCGGCGAGGTGGCGCTGCTGGACAACCTGCGCTTCCACCCCGGGGAGACCAGCAAGGACGCCGCGGTGCGGGCCGCGTTCGCCGACGACCTCGCGGCCCTCGCGGAGTTCTACGTCGGGGACGCCTTCGGCGCGGTGCACCGGGCGCACGCCAGCGTCGCCGACGTGCCCAAGCGGCTGCCGCACGCGGCCGGCGGGCTGGTGCTCGCCGAGTTGGATGTGCTGCGCAGGCTGGCCGGCGACGCCCGCCGTCCGTACGTGGTGGTGCTCGGCGGCTCGAAGGTCTCCGACAAGCTCGGGGTGATCCGAGCGCTGCTGCCGAAGGTCGACGCGCTGCTGGTCGGCGGCGGCATGTGCTTCACGTTCCTGGCCGCGCAGGGCCACGGCGTCGGCGCCTCGCTGCTGGAAAGCGAGATGATCGACACCTGCAAGGACCTGCTCGCCGACGGCGGCGACCGGATCGTGCTGCCGACCGACGTGGTGATCGCCGACCGGTTCGCCGCCGAAGCCGCCACCGACGTCGTGCCGGCCGCCGGGATCCGGGACGGGTGGCTGGGCCTCGACATCGGCCCGTCGTCGACGGAGCTGTTCGCGGCCCGGCTGGACGGCGCGGGAACGATCTTCTGGAACGGGCCGATGGGCGTGTTCGAGATGGCGCCGTTCGCGGCTGGTACCAAGGGCGTCGCCGACGCCGTCGCGGCCCAGACCGGCGCGGGGGCCTTCACGGTCGTCGGCGGTGGTGACTCGGCCGCGGCGGTGCGCACCCTGGGCATCGCCGAGTCGTCGTTCAGCCACATCTCGACGGGCGGCGGCGCGAGCCTGGAGTTCCTCGAGGGCAAGTCGCTGCCCGGCATCGCCGCGTTGGAGGTCTGA